A window of Salmo trutta chromosome 5, fSalTru1.1, whole genome shotgun sequence contains these coding sequences:
- the LOC115194418 gene encoding cytosolic phospholipase A2 gamma-like — protein sequence MSKQTDIPETVRLSHSINDEERTYVTLRKTLIKKWLKDQGISCELKHVPNIALLGSGGGERAAVGMLGSLHQLVQDNLLGSLLYMCGVSGTTWCMSTLYSDPSLSLSERCDEVIKRLKGPTVGLSKVVAWLKLRKEQNQDFNLTDFWGAFIASYFMKEMNTRCLSEDAHRTIIKPYPIYSAIELDCHRQDDTKGVWFEMTPHESGFSGLGAFVPTSCLGSQFEGGIVREKRKEMDMVLLQGICGSTIANRQISNSEVVKKIWDLFGGDKKGSKSGQDSMMLKENMNMVGGSRKVKVCECVPSQVVRCVSELMVNAEDPDPLKTWKVITTLRQLLEGHVSSKGEMLWNMDSESWKRTSLEERKKFIETVSLELILTSDSWTKDWKDQRCTCNASADESKYMVTTGMKDKVSITNSWVPDDWWIVQNIFPLVQKWEWGTVYNFLFKIHDTNVPSRMASKEKIHLVDAGLKINSPYPPVLRTSREVDLIISLDFSEGDPFETVFSAKQYADELKLPFPPVKESVRKEKEHPQDCYVFEGRRPEEPTIMHMPLFNLRNCQGEEEIKKEREKYTTFQQHYDVSEIEHLLKKAKDNMRNNRDRILGQILLAVKRRKNRKSVAQ from the exons ATGTCGAAACAAACAGATATTCCTGAG ACTGTGCGTCTGTCTCACTCCATCAATGATGAAGAGAGAACATACGTGACGTTGAGGAAGACTCTGATTAAGAAGTGGCTGAAAGATCAGGGTATCTCCTGTGAACTG AAGCATGTTCCTAACATAGCGTTGCTGGGgtcaggtggaggagagagggcagcAGTGGGCATGCTGGGATCTCTGCATCAGCTGGTACAGGACAACCTGCTGGGCAGCCTCCTCTACATGTGTGGGGTGTCAGGCACCacctg gtgcatgtCAACCCTGTACAGCGATCCATCCTTGTCGTTGAGTGAACGTTGTGATGAGGTGATAAAGAGGCTGAAGGGTCCTACGGTGGGCTTGAGCAAAGTTGTGGCGTGGCTGAAATTGAGGAAAGAACAAAACCAGGACTTCAACCTCACTGACTTCTGGGGCGCATTCATTGCCTCCTATTTTATGAAAGAG ATGAACACTCGCTGTCTCTCTGAAGATGCTCACAGGACAATCATCAAACCCTACCCCATCTACAGCGCCATAGAACTGGACTGCCACAGACAGGATGACACTAAAG GGGTGTGGTTTGAGATGACCCCCCACGAGAGCGGCTTCTCTGGATTGGGCGCTTTCGTCCCCACTTCCTGTCTTGGGAGCCAGTTTGAAGGCGGGAttgtgagagagaagaggaaggaaaTGGACATGGTTCTGCTGCAAG gTATCTGTGGGAGTACCATTGCAAACAGGCAGATTAGCAATTCTGAGGTAGTAAAAAAGATCTGGGACTTATTTGGAG GTGACAAGAAAGGTTCAAAATCAG GGCAGGACAGCATGATGTTGAAAGAGAACATGAATATGGTTGGTGGAAGCAGGAAGGTaaaggtgtgtgagtgtgtgccctCCCAAGTGGTGAGGTGTGTGTCTGAGCTGATGGTGAATGCTGAGGACCCAGATCCACTGAAGACATGGAAAGTCATCACCACACTAAGACAGCTACTggaag GTCATGTGAGCAGTAAGGGTGAGATGCTGTGGAACATGGACTCTGAGAGCTGGAAGAGAACCAGcctggaggagagaaagaagttCATAGAGACAGTCAGTCTGGAGCTCATCCTCACCTCAGACAGCTGGACAAAAGACTGGAAGGACCAGCGCTGCACCTGCAACG CCTCTGCAGATGAATCAAAGTATATGGTGACAACGGGAATGAAGGATAAGGTGTCAATAACAAACTCCTGGGTCCCTGATG ACTGGTGGATTGTGCAGAACATTTTCCCTCTGGTCCAAAAATGGGAATGGGGAACAGTGTACAACTTCCTCTTCAAGATCCATG aTACTAACGTTCCGAGCAGAATGGCATCCAAAGAGAAGATTCACCTGGTAGACGCTGGGTTAAAGATCAATTCTCCCTACCCCCCCGTCCTGCGCACATCCAGGGAGGTTGACCTCATCATCTCCTTGGACTTCAGCGAGGGAGACCCCtttgag ACGGTGTTTAGTGCCAAACAGTACGCAGATGAGCTGAAGCTCCCCTTTCCCCCAGTGAAGGAGAGTGTGAGGAAGGAGAAAGAACATCCTCAGGACTGCTACGTTTTCGAGGGGCGACGCCCTGAAGAGCCCACCATCATGCACATGCCCCTGTTCAACCTGCGGAACTGCCAAG GCGAGGAGGAGAttaagaaggagagggagaagtacACAACGTTCCAGCAGCACTACGATGTGTCTGAGATCGAACACCTCCTGAAGAAGGCCAAGGACAACATGAGGAACAACAGAGACAGGATCCTGGGACAGATCTTGTTGGCTGTCAAACGCAGAAAGAATCGCAAGTCAGTGGCTCAATAG